One Halomonas sp. THAF5a genomic region harbors:
- a CDS encoding putative 2-aminoethylphosphonate ABC transporter ATP-binding protein — MTTLTVPQTDSVHAAVADAGIHLEIAGLTKRYGQFTALRDIDLAIREGEFVCFLGPSGCGKTTLLRAIAGLAPQSEGRIVQCGRDISRLPPQARDFGIVFQSYALFPNLTVFDNVAYGLRNRRDERHLMRQRVAELLALVDLSGSEGKYPAALSGGQQQRVALARALATEPGLLLLDEPLSALDARVRVHLRSQIKALQARLGVTTIMVTHDQEEALAMADRIVVMNHGVIEQVGTPAEIYRHPASAFVAEFIGSMNFLDCRPEGGHGLRLGEHRLDCAAHHCADEEQVRLAIRPEAVQLCARDEGLSARVDHVEFLGAFLRVSLTLEACRQTVTADVAVRDGERLGLAPGVTLGVRLPAEAMRLFPGREARA, encoded by the coding sequence ATGACCACCCTGACCGTTCCCCAGACCGATTCGGTGCACGCCGCCGTCGCCGATGCCGGCATCCATCTCGAGATCGCCGGCCTGACCAAGCGCTACGGGCAGTTCACGGCCCTGCGCGACATCGACCTCGCCATCCGCGAGGGCGAGTTCGTCTGCTTCCTGGGGCCCTCGGGCTGCGGCAAGACCACCCTGTTGCGCGCCATCGCCGGCCTGGCGCCCCAGAGCGAGGGTCGCATCGTCCAGTGCGGTCGCGACATCTCCCGGCTGCCGCCCCAGGCCCGGGACTTCGGCATCGTTTTCCAGTCCTACGCGCTCTTTCCCAACCTCACCGTGTTCGACAACGTGGCCTACGGGCTGCGCAACCGCCGCGACGAGCGCCACCTGATGCGCCAACGCGTCGCCGAGCTGCTGGCCCTGGTGGACCTGAGCGGCAGCGAGGGCAAGTACCCGGCGGCGCTCTCCGGCGGCCAGCAGCAGCGGGTCGCGCTGGCGCGGGCGCTGGCCACCGAGCCGGGCCTGCTGCTGCTCGACGAGCCGCTGTCGGCCCTGGACGCTCGGGTGCGCGTGCACCTGCGCAGTCAGATCAAGGCGCTGCAGGCGCGCCTGGGGGTGACCACCATCATGGTGACCCACGACCAGGAGGAGGCCCTGGCCATGGCGGATCGCATCGTGGTGATGAACCACGGCGTGATCGAGCAGGTGGGCACCCCCGCCGAGATCTACCGGCATCCCGCCAGCGCCTTCGTGGCCGAGTTCATCGGCAGCATGAACTTCCTCGACTGCCGGCCCGAGGGCGGCCACGGCCTGCGCCTCGGCGAGCATCGCCTGGACTGCGCGGCCCACCACTGCGCCGACGAGGAGCAGGTGCGACTGGCCATCCGCCCCGAGGCGGTGCAGCTCTGCGCCCGGGACGAGGGGCTCTCGGCCCGGGTCGATCACGTCGAGTTCCTGGGCGCCTTCCTCAGGGTCAGCTTGACGCTCGAGGCGTGCCGCCAGACGGTGACCGCGGACGTCGCCGTGCGCGACGGCGAGCGCCTTGGCCTGGCTCCGGGCGTGACGCTCGGCGTGCGCCTGCCGGCCGAGGCGATGCGCCTCTTCCCCGGCCGGGAGGCCCGAGCATGA
- a CDS encoding putative 2-aminoethylphosphonate ABC transporter permease subunit, translating to MIAGASSWPARVSGESLIRLLALLLALGLLVVGLLFPLAAMLVKSVQDRAGDFVGLANFARYVQTPALAGSIANSLTVALTSTLIVVGLAFLCAYGITRTCMPGKRLFRMLATLPILAPSLLPAISLVYLFGNQGWFREALMGESIYGPIGIVLGMCFWIFPHALMILVTALSNSDARLYEAAEALGTPKWRSFLTITLPGARYGLISCAFVVFTMAITDFGVPKIIGGQFSVLATDVYRQVVGQQNFQMGAVVSVILLAPALVSFVVDRWIQRRQVAQLSARAVPWQPSPSPLRDWTFAAICYGVGAIILTVIGTAIYASLVQFWPYDLTLTLDHYAFKALAGGGWTAWFNSLTLAFSVATIGTLVIFFNAWLIEKSDGYRALRQGLHFMAMLPMAVPGMVLGLAYIFFFNQADNPLNWIYGTLIILVLNTLVHFYTVCHLTSVTALKQLDPEFEAVGASLKVPFWTTFRRVTLPVSLPAVLDISVYLFVNAMTTVSAVVFLYTSDTRLASVAVMHLDEAGYFASAAAMAVLIFFTSLTVKLAHAAIGHLLLTRAQRWRQAS from the coding sequence ATGATCGCAGGCGCTTCTTCCTGGCCCGCGCGAGTCTCCGGTGAATCCCTGATCCGTCTGTTGGCGCTGCTGTTGGCGCTGGGCCTGCTGGTGGTGGGGCTGCTCTTTCCGCTGGCCGCGATGCTGGTCAAGAGCGTGCAGGACCGCGCCGGCGACTTCGTGGGCCTGGCCAACTTCGCCCGCTACGTGCAGACCCCGGCCCTGGCCGGCTCTATCGCCAACTCCCTGACGGTGGCCCTGACCAGCACCCTGATCGTGGTGGGCCTGGCCTTCCTCTGCGCCTACGGCATCACCCGCACCTGCATGCCGGGCAAGCGGCTGTTCCGCATGCTGGCCACCCTGCCGATCCTCGCCCCCTCGCTGCTGCCGGCCATCAGCCTCGTCTACCTGTTCGGCAACCAGGGCTGGTTCCGGGAGGCGCTGATGGGGGAGAGCATCTACGGCCCCATCGGCATCGTGCTCGGCATGTGCTTCTGGATCTTCCCCCATGCGCTGATGATCCTGGTGACGGCGCTCTCCAACAGCGACGCGCGCCTCTACGAGGCCGCGGAAGCGCTCGGCACGCCGAAATGGCGCAGCTTTCTCACCATCACCCTGCCGGGCGCCCGCTACGGGCTGATCTCCTGCGCCTTCGTGGTCTTCACCATGGCGATCACCGACTTCGGGGTGCCCAAGATCATCGGCGGGCAGTTCAGCGTGCTGGCCACCGACGTCTACCGCCAGGTGGTGGGGCAGCAGAACTTCCAGATGGGCGCGGTAGTGAGCGTGATCCTGCTGGCGCCGGCGCTGGTCTCCTTCGTGGTGGACCGCTGGATCCAGCGTCGTCAGGTGGCGCAGCTCTCGGCCCGGGCGGTGCCCTGGCAGCCGAGCCCCAGCCCGCTTCGCGACTGGACCTTCGCCGCCATCTGCTACGGCGTGGGGGCGATCATCCTGACGGTGATTGGCACCGCGATCTACGCCTCCCTGGTGCAGTTCTGGCCCTACGACCTGACGCTGACCCTGGACCACTACGCCTTCAAGGCGCTGGCCGGCGGCGGCTGGACGGCCTGGTTCAACTCCCTGACGCTCGCCTTCTCGGTGGCGACGATCGGCACCCTGGTGATCTTCTTCAACGCCTGGCTGATCGAGAAGAGCGACGGCTACCGCGCGCTGCGCCAGGGACTGCACTTCATGGCCATGCTGCCCATGGCGGTGCCGGGCATGGTGCTGGGCCTGGCCTACATCTTCTTCTTCAACCAGGCCGACAACCCGCTGAACTGGATCTACGGCACCCTGATCATCCTGGTGCTCAACACCCTGGTGCACTTCTATACCGTCTGCCACCTCACCTCGGTGACCGCGCTCAAGCAGCTTGACCCCGAGTTCGAGGCGGTGGGGGCGTCGCTCAAGGTGCCGTTCTGGACCACCTTCCGTCGCGTGACCCTGCCGGTCTCGCTGCCGGCGGTGCTGGATATCTCGGTCTACCTGTTCGTCAATGCCATGACCACGGTCTCGGCGGTGGTCTTCCTCTACACCAGCGACACGCGCCTGGCCTCCGTGGCGGTGATGCACCTCGACGAGGCCGGCTACTTCGCCAGCGCCGCGGCGATGGCGGTGCTGATCTTCTTCACCTCGCTGACGGTCAAGCTGGCCCATGCGGCGATCGGCCACCTGCTGCTGACCCGCGCCCAGCGCTGGCGCCAGGCGAGCTAG
- a CDS encoding drug/metabolite transporter translates to MSPAALGLVLLSVCLHAGWNLMGKGRAPSLAFFVLAMGGGALALAPLLWLGPSPAALPPAFWGWLVASGLCQMLYLGGLAWAYARGEISVLYPVARALPVVLVPLVSMAMLGSRALTPLDLAGMGLIVIGALCLPLTSPRALRPSTYLTPAFGFALLAAVATAGYSLIDNRALALMMASGHSSLTAGSHFMVLQALMTLAWGLPAVLLLPAERRRLAALRQGERSTIVLTGIMMLATYGLVLVAMALTEEVSLIVAMRQLSIPLGVLLGVWWLRERAAPAKWLGTALMLAGLWVVALP, encoded by the coding sequence ATGAGTCCCGCGGCGCTGGGCCTCGTGCTGTTGTCGGTGTGCCTGCACGCCGGCTGGAACCTGATGGGCAAGGGGCGCGCGCCGTCGCTGGCCTTCTTCGTGCTGGCGATGGGCGGCGGGGCGCTGGCGCTGGCGCCGCTGCTGTGGCTGGGGCCGTCGCCGGCCGCACTGCCGCCGGCGTTCTGGGGCTGGCTCGTCGCCTCCGGGCTCTGCCAGATGCTCTACCTGGGCGGCCTGGCCTGGGCCTATGCCCGGGGCGAGATCAGCGTGCTCTATCCCGTCGCCCGCGCCCTGCCGGTGGTGCTGGTGCCGCTGGTCTCGATGGCCATGCTGGGCAGCCGCGCCCTGACGCCCCTGGACCTGGCCGGCATGGGGCTGATCGTGATCGGCGCGCTGTGCCTGCCCCTCACGAGTCCCCGGGCGCTGCGGCCCTCGACCTACCTGACCCCGGCGTTCGGCTTCGCCCTGCTGGCGGCGGTGGCCACCGCCGGCTATTCCCTGATCGACAACCGGGCCCTCGCGCTGATGATGGCGAGCGGCCACTCGAGCCTCACCGCCGGCAGCCACTTCATGGTGCTCCAGGCGCTGATGACCCTGGCCTGGGGGCTGCCCGCGGTGCTGCTGTTGCCCGCCGAGCGGCGACGCCTCGCCGCGCTCCGGCAGGGCGAGCGCTCCACAATCGTGCTGACCGGGATCATGATGCTCGCCACCTACGGCCTGGTGCTGGTGGCCATGGCCCTCACCGAGGAGGTGAGCCTGATCGTCGCCATGCGCCAGCTCTCGATCCCGCTCGGCGTGCTGCTCGGTGTCTGGTGGCTGCGCGAGCGCGCGGCGCCGGCCAAGTGGCTCGGTACCGCGCTGATGCTCGCTGGGCTGTGGGTGGTGGCGTTGCCCTGA
- a CDS encoding HD domain-containing protein has protein sequence MTRTPDTVVETLATLFAEQGAKSYLGEAVTMAEHMLQGAWLAEQQGESDEIIVGALLHDIGHFAGDRGTFALTDTEDRCHESTGAALVEAHLPPAVVACIREHVAAKRYLCAVDPAYADTLSRASQHSLRLQGGPMAADEVERFAKHPHLEAILKVRLLDDAGKEAGRQTPDFAHFAPRVRRLIEAHQAN, from the coding sequence ATGACCCGCACGCCGGATACCGTCGTCGAGACCCTCGCCACCCTCTTCGCCGAGCAGGGCGCCAAGAGCTACCTGGGCGAGGCGGTCACCATGGCCGAGCACATGCTGCAGGGGGCCTGGCTGGCCGAGCAGCAGGGCGAGAGCGACGAGATCATCGTCGGCGCCCTGCTCCACGACATCGGCCATTTCGCCGGGGATCGCGGCACCTTCGCCCTGACCGACACCGAGGATCGCTGCCACGAGAGCACCGGCGCCGCCCTGGTGGAGGCACACCTGCCCCCGGCGGTGGTCGCCTGCATTCGCGAGCACGTGGCGGCCAAGCGCTACCTCTGCGCGGTCGACCCGGCCTATGCCGATACCCTCTCCCGGGCCTCGCAGCACTCCCTGCGCCTGCAGGGGGGCCCCATGGCCGCCGACGAAGTAGAGCGCTTCGCGAAGCACCCCCACCTGGAGGCGATCCTCAAGGTGCGCCTGCTGGACGATGCCGGCAAGGAAGCCGGCCGACAGACGCCGGACTTCGCGCACTTCGCCCCCCGGGTGCGGCGCCTGATCGAGGCCCACCAAGCGAACTGA
- a CDS encoding TauD/TfdA family dioxygenase, which produces MLETAELIDHGQAVLLTFQQGERRRFHGVWLRDNAQDSATRSPDNGQRLISLADIPATLRLTEARVEAGRLIVAMAPEAREFAFEGAWLWQHAYDREPPARRGWLDAHRETWDASLAERLPTADIKALGSDDAVKRRWLADIRRYGIGKLTGGPVEDGALLDVVAQFGFTRETNYGRYFEVRSEIAPTNLAFTGLGLPAHTDNPYRDPAPTLQLLYCLENSAAGGDNRVVDGFRAAQRLREEDPRGFELLAGYCARFEYRGLGDVCLQARRPMIELAPDGELIGFRFNNRSAAPFSDIPYADMAAYYAAYRRLGEILESPEMGVTFKLAPGEAFLVDNTRVLHARTGYSGEGSRWLQGCYADRDGLLSTLACLEAAAQGDAA; this is translated from the coding sequence ATGCTCGAGACCGCCGAACTGATCGACCACGGCCAGGCCGTCCTGCTGACCTTCCAGCAGGGCGAACGACGCCGCTTCCATGGCGTCTGGCTGCGCGACAACGCCCAGGACTCCGCCACCCGCTCCCCCGACAACGGCCAACGCCTGATCAGCCTCGCCGATATCCCCGCCACCCTCCGGCTGACCGAGGCGCGGGTCGAGGCGGGACGCCTGATCGTGGCCATGGCCCCGGAGGCGCGGGAGTTCGCCTTCGAGGGCGCCTGGCTCTGGCAACATGCCTATGATCGCGAACCGCCCGCCCGCCGCGGGTGGCTCGACGCGCACCGCGAGACCTGGGACGCCTCGCTGGCCGAGCGCCTGCCCACCGCCGACATCAAGGCCCTGGGCAGTGACGACGCCGTCAAGCGCCGTTGGCTCGCCGACATTCGCCGCTACGGCATCGGCAAGCTCACGGGCGGGCCCGTCGAGGACGGCGCCCTGCTCGACGTGGTGGCCCAGTTCGGCTTCACCCGGGAGACCAACTACGGCCGCTACTTCGAGGTGCGCAGCGAGATCGCGCCGACCAACCTGGCCTTCACCGGCCTCGGCCTGCCGGCCCACACCGATAACCCCTATCGGGATCCGGCGCCGACCCTGCAGCTGCTCTACTGCCTGGAGAACTCCGCGGCCGGCGGCGACAACCGGGTGGTGGACGGCTTCCGCGCCGCCCAGCGCCTGCGCGAGGAGGATCCCCGCGGCTTCGAGCTGTTGGCCGGCTACTGCGCGCGCTTCGAGTACCGCGGCCTCGGCGACGTCTGCCTCCAGGCCCGGCGCCCGATGATCGAGCTGGCCCCGGACGGCGAGCTGATCGGCTTTCGTTTCAACAACCGCTCCGCGGCCCCCTTCTCCGACATCCCCTACGCCGACATGGCCGCCTACTACGCCGCCTATCGTCGCCTCGGCGAGATCCTCGAATCCCCCGAGATGGGCGTGACCTTCAAGCTCGCCCCGGGCGAGGCCTTCCTGGTCGACAACACCCGCGTGCTGCACGCGCGTACCGGCTACTCGGGCGAGGGATCGCGCTGGCTGCAGGGCTGCTACGCCGACCGCGATGGCCTGCTCTCCACCCTCGCCTGCCTGGAAGCCGCCGCCCAGGGAGACGCCGCATGA
- a CDS encoding LysR family transcriptional regulator, with protein sequence MAESTALLPSLEWVRVFEAAARLGSFTAAARELGLTQAAVSQRIRHLEERLGVSLFERQARGVTLSLQGEAWLPHVQQALERLTHSADSLFAAPRTRLSLMASASLIELWIVPRLAELQAALPRRQLVLSTMHRWPDYAQAEADLDIRFGEGDWPERVSHRLFGEVLTPMATPELLAGVDDWRCLPRIAVAGPRLGWREWDQRREPGPGPMPVLRLDSLTQALSAAEAGVGVLLGSLPLCRATLEAGRLQRASPEALPMAEGYWLTRRSDRPAGREVERVLAVLRPGGASAHADAENG encoded by the coding sequence ATGGCTGAATCCACCGCCCTGCTGCCCTCGCTGGAGTGGGTCCGGGTCTTCGAAGCGGCGGCGCGGCTGGGCAGCTTCACCGCCGCGGCCCGAGAGCTGGGGCTGACCCAGGCCGCCGTCAGCCAGCGCATCCGGCATCTGGAGGAGCGGCTCGGGGTGTCGCTGTTCGAGCGCCAGGCGCGGGGAGTGACGCTGTCGCTGCAGGGCGAGGCCTGGCTGCCCCATGTGCAGCAGGCGCTAGAGCGGCTGACCCACAGCGCCGACAGCCTCTTCGCGGCGCCCCGCACCCGGCTCAGCCTGATGGCCTCGGCCTCGCTGATCGAACTCTGGATCGTGCCCCGCCTGGCCGAGCTGCAGGCCGCGCTGCCCCGGCGACAGCTCGTCCTTTCCACCATGCACCGCTGGCCGGACTACGCCCAGGCGGAGGCCGACCTGGACATTCGCTTCGGCGAGGGCGACTGGCCGGAGCGGGTCAGCCATCGGCTGTTCGGCGAGGTGCTCACGCCGATGGCGACGCCCGAGCTGCTGGCCGGCGTCGATGACTGGCGGTGCCTGCCGCGTATCGCCGTGGCCGGGCCACGGCTGGGGTGGCGGGAGTGGGATCAGCGCCGGGAACCGGGCCCCGGCCCCATGCCGGTGCTGCGCCTGGACAGCCTGACCCAGGCCCTGAGCGCCGCCGAGGCCGGTGTGGGGGTGCTGCTGGGCTCGCTGCCCCTCTGCCGGGCGACCCTCGAGGCCGGGCGACTGCAGCGCGCGAGCCCCGAGGCGCTGCCCATGGCCGAGGGCTACTGGCTGACCCGGCGCAGCGACCGCCCCGCCGGCCGCGAGGTCGAGCGCGTGCTGGCGGTCCTGCGCCCCGGGGGAGCGTCCGCCCACGCGGACGCTGAGAACGGCTAG